The Devosia sp. A16 genome includes a window with the following:
- the ccoG gene encoding cytochrome c oxidase accessory protein CcoG, with translation MQADSADTQTYDVEAVNAAGRRQPLYAPRKKIFPKRASGQFRRFKWLVMLITLGIYYVTPWLRWDRGPFAPDQAVLVDLANKRFYFLFIEIWPQEFYYVAGMLVMAGIGLFLVTSTVGRAWCGYACPQTVWVDLFLVVERAIEGDRNARIKLDAAPWSAAKLAKRSLKHVVWLVIGVMTGGAWIFYFADAPTLLGDVVTLRAPFVAYATIALLTATTYTFGGLLREQVCTYMCPWPRIQGAMLDENSLTVTYNDWRGEPRTRHAKKAIAEGKPVGDCVDCNACVVVCPMGIDIRDGQQLECITCALCIDACDDVMTRLGKERGLISYATLSDYSRNMALATRGGPAVEPARVRDPATGRLVAAIKRTDWHSIIRPRTIVYFIGWSAIGLAMLTALALRTPLSLNVLHDRNPLYVELRDGSIRNGYDVKVLNMTPEPREVRLRLDRLPGGSLSLADSGTATSGSLDLTLAPDKVLPLRLYVRVAPEALPAGKTTFDIVVADEKAGISRSVETTFEVPEQRR, from the coding sequence CAGCGCCGACACTCAGACCTACGACGTCGAAGCGGTGAACGCCGCCGGGCGCCGCCAACCGCTCTACGCTCCGCGCAAGAAGATCTTTCCCAAGCGCGCCAGCGGTCAGTTCCGCAGGTTCAAGTGGCTGGTGATGCTGATCACGCTCGGCATCTACTACGTGACGCCCTGGCTGCGCTGGGATCGCGGGCCGTTCGCGCCCGACCAGGCCGTGCTGGTCGATCTCGCCAACAAGCGGTTCTACTTCCTGTTCATCGAGATCTGGCCGCAGGAATTCTACTACGTCGCAGGCATGCTGGTGATGGCCGGGATCGGGCTGTTCCTCGTCACCTCGACGGTGGGGCGCGCCTGGTGCGGCTATGCCTGTCCGCAGACCGTATGGGTCGACCTGTTCCTGGTCGTCGAGCGGGCGATTGAAGGCGACCGCAACGCCCGCATCAAGCTGGATGCGGCGCCGTGGTCGGCCGCCAAGCTCGCAAAGCGCAGCCTCAAGCACGTCGTCTGGCTTGTCATCGGTGTGATGACCGGCGGCGCCTGGATCTTCTACTTCGCCGACGCACCCACCCTGCTCGGCGACGTCGTGACGCTCCGGGCCCCGTTTGTCGCCTATGCGACCATCGCCCTGCTGACGGCCACCACCTACACGTTCGGCGGCCTGCTGCGCGAGCAGGTCTGCACCTATATGTGCCCCTGGCCGCGCATCCAGGGGGCAATGCTTGACGAGAACTCGCTGACCGTCACCTACAACGACTGGCGCGGCGAGCCGCGCACCCGCCATGCCAAGAAGGCGATCGCCGAGGGCAAGCCGGTGGGCGACTGTGTCGACTGCAACGCCTGCGTCGTCGTCTGCCCGATGGGGATCGACATCCGCGATGGCCAGCAGCTCGAGTGCATCACCTGCGCGCTGTGCATCGACGCGTGCGACGACGTGATGACCAGGCTGGGCAAGGAACGCGGCCTCATCTCCTACGCGACGCTCAGCGACTACAGCCGCAACATGGCGCTCGCCACCCGCGGCGGCCCGGCGGTGGAACCGGCCCGGGTGCGCGACCCCGCCACCGGCCGGCTCGTCGCCGCGATCAAGCGCACCGACTGGCACTCGATCATCCGTCCCCGCACCATCGTCTATTTCATCGGCTGGTCGGCTATCGGCCTCGCCATGCTGACGGCGTTGGCGCTGCGGACGCCGCTGTCGCTCAACGTGCTGCATGACCGCAACCCGCTTTATGTCGAGCTGCGCGACGGCTCGATCCGCAACGGCTACGACGTCAAGGTGCTGAACATGACGCCGGAGCCGCGTGAAGTGAGGCTGCGGCTCGACCGCCTGCCGGGCGGCAGCCTGTCGCTGGCCGACAGCGGCACCGCGACGAGCGGCAGCCTCGATCTGACGTTGGCGCCCGACAAGGTGCTGCCGCTGCGGCTCTACGTGCGGGTGGCCCCCGAGGCGCTGCCTGCCGGCAAGACCACGTTCGACATCGTGGTCGCCGACGAAAAAGCCGGCATCAGCCGCAGCGTCGAGACCACGTTCGAAGTTCCGGAGCAGCGCAGATGA